One window from the genome of Phocoena phocoena chromosome 15, mPhoPho1.1, whole genome shotgun sequence encodes:
- the QPRT gene encoding nicotinate-nucleotide pyrophosphorylase [carboxylating]: MDPEGLALLLPPATLATLAESWLREDCPGLNHMALVTGAASSQAVLWAKSPGVLAGRPFFDAIFAQVNCQVSWLLPEGSKLVPVAKVAEVRGPAHCLLLGERVALNMLARCSGVASAAAAAVETARGTGWAGHVAGTRKTTPGFRLVEKYGLLVGGAASHRYDLGGLVMVKDNHVVAAGGVEKAVRGARQAADFSLKVEVECSSLQEAAEAAEAGADLVLLDNFRPEELHPTAAALKARFPNVGVEASGGITLDSLPQFCGPHIDVISLGMLTQAAPALDFSLKLFAEGATPVPYARCS, encoded by the exons GCCTGGCACTCCTGCTGCCCCCTGCCACTCTGGCCACCTTGGCAGAAAGCTGGCTTCGAGAGGACTGCCCAGGCCTCAACCACATGGCCTTGGTCACGGGGGCAGCCTCCTCACAGGCGGTGCTGTGGGCCAAGTCCCCCGGAGTGCTGGCTGGGAGGCCCTTCTTTGATGCCATCTTTGCCCAAGTCAACTGCCAGGTCTCCTGGCTCCTCCCCGAGGGATCAAAGCTGGTGCCTGTGGCCAAGGTGGCTGAGGTCCGGGGCCCTGCCCACTGCCTGCTGCTGGGGGAGCGGGTGGCTCTTAATATGTTGGCCCGCTGCAGTGGAGTTGCCAGcgctgccgctgctgctgtgGAGACCGCCAGGGGGACCGGCTGGGCCGGGCACGTGGCAGGCACGAGGAAGACGACGCCAGGCTTCCGGCTGGTGGAGAAGTATGGGCTCCTAGTGGGCGGGGCCGCCTCCCACCGCTACGACTTGGGAGGGCTGGTGATGGTGAAGGACAACCACGTCGTGGCAGCTGGTGGTGTGGAAAAG GCGGTGAGGGGGGCCCGGCAGGCGGCCGACTTCTCCCTGAAGGTGGAGGTCGAGTGCAGCAGCCTGCAGGAGGCTGCGGAGGCGGCTGAGGCAGGAGCAGACCTCGTCTTGCTGGACAACTTCAGGCCTGAG GAGCTGCACCCCACGGCCGCGGCGCTGAAGGCCCGGTTCCCGAACGTGGGCGTGGAGGCGAGCGGAGGCATCACGCTGGACAGCCTCCCTCAGTTCTGTGGGCCCCATATCGATGTCATCTCTTTGGGGATGCTGACCCAGGCTGCCCCGGCCCTCGATTTCTCCCTCAAGCTGTTTGCCGAAGGGGCCACTCCAGTGCCCTACGCCCGCTGCTCCTAA
- the C15H16orf54 gene encoding transmembrane protein C16orf54 homolog, whose amino-acid sequence MPPTPEQPSGHMEGPPASEASSWPPLPCGPCVPIMLALAALAAVFLLTTAVLAERLFRRSLRPDPSICAPTLVWRPGGELWIEPTGTPRERSEDWYGSAVPLLMDRAPDPPTQGGALEARVTAPPAPSAPYSPPSSLVPQTPPNAPTRSTFWRPQVWEERPHTPGLVSWAEPEQRPEASAYPGSPQAPRLRPGSPNPEWGLQPRVTLEQISAFWRREARTSVSF is encoded by the coding sequence ATGCCTCCGACCCCAGAGCAGCCCTCTGGGCACATGGAGGGGCCGCCTGCATCAGAGGCCTCCTCATGGCCCCCGCTGCCCTGCGGGCCCTGTGTCCCCATCATGCTGGCCCTGGCCGCCCTGGCTGCTGTCTTCCTCCTGACCACAGCCGTGTTGGCCGAACGCCTGTTCCGCCGCTCCCTCCGCCCAGACCCCAGCATCTGCGCACCCACCCTGGTCTGGCGCCCAGGAGGAGAGCTATGGATTGAGCCCACGGGCACCCCCCGAGAGCGCTCCGAGGATTGGTATGGCTCCGCGGTCCCCCTGCTGATGGACCGGGCCCCAGACCCACCCACCCAGGGGGGCGCCTTGGAGGCACGAGTgacagccccacctgccccttcAGCCCCATACTCCCCTCCCAGCTCCTTGGTCCCCCAGACCCCACCAAACGCCCCAACCCGTAGCACCTTCTGGAGGCcccaggtctgggaggagagGCCCCACACCCCAGGCCTGGTGAGCTGGGCTGAGCCCGAACAGAGGCCAGAGGCCAGTGCATATCCAGGGAGCCCCCAGGCCCCGAGGCTGCGGCCAGGAAGCCCCAATCCTGAGTGGGGCCTCCAGCCTCGGGTCACCCTGGAGCAGATCTCAGCTTTCTGGAGGCGTGAAGCCCGGACCAGCGTGAGTTTCTGA